The following proteins are co-located in the Purpureocillium takamizusanense chromosome 10, complete sequence genome:
- a CDS encoding uncharacterized protein (EggNog:ENOG503P6AU~TransMembrane:1 (o68-84i)~COG:J), translated as MPPSNKPYDPAEHLADAYRSARLQYLRADADDARFLEFVPLIEQDPVTQAHASPTVLQPKGRRQFDEYAAGVAASLLGVMICLLPEEEEARRREEEGEGHDEGDGEGDDEEEGEEKDGDNKDQQQQQHPRQKDTPQQKKQKQKGTTKAQSSSNTNTTTRSHGKKTPAPPTIVGVICLGWGGVNASTAHHRGSHIGVSLAAAHQGRGYGREAIDWTLDWAFRHAGMHTVGITAASYNARACGLYERMGFVREGRRRETIWMDRGWHDEIEFGMTEGEWEVLRGRGRNGDGGKGKDEER; from the coding sequence atGCCCCCCTCCAATAAGCCCTACGACCCAgccgagcacctcgccgacgcgtACCGGTCCGCACGGCTGCAGTACCTgcgggccgacgccgacgacgcgcgctTCCTCGAGTTCGTGCCGCTCATCGAGCAGGACCCCGTCACGCAGGCGCACGCCTCGCCCACGGTGCTGCAGCCCAAGGGCCGCCGGCAGTTCGACGAGTACGCGGcgggggtggcggcgtcgctgctgggCGTCATGATTTGCTTGctgccggaggaggaggaggcgcggcggagggaggaggagggcgagggccacgacgagggggatggggagggagacgatgaggaggagggggaggagaaggatgGTGACAACAaagaccagcagcagcagcagcatccgcGACAAAAAGACACACCACAGCAAAAGAAACAGAAACAAAAGGGAACCACGAAAGCACAATCATCATCAAACACAAACACTACAACGCGCAGCCATGGTAAAAAGACGCCCGCGCCACccaccatcgtcggcgtcatctgcctcggctggggcggcgtcaacgcctcgacggcgcacCACCGCGGGTCGCACATCGGGGTgagcctggcggcggcgcaccaggGGCGCGGGTACGggcgcgaggccatcgactgGACGCTGGACTGGGCGTTCCGGCACGCGGGCATGCACACGGTGGGcatcacggcggcgagctacaacgcgcgggcgtgcggcCTGTACGAGCGCATGGGCTTCGTGCgcgaggggcgccgccgcgagacgATCTGGATGGACAGGGGGTGGCATGACGAGATTGAGTTTGGGATGACGGAGGGGGAGTGGGAGGTGctgagggggagggggaggaacGGAGACGGCGGGAAGGGTAAAGATGAGGAGAGatga
- the DPM1 gene encoding Dolichyl-phosphate beta-D-mannosyltransferase (COG:H~EggNog:ENOG503NUQC~BUSCO:EOG09264272~CAZy:GT2_Glycos_transf): protein MAPKATKDKYSVILPTYNERRNLPIMAWLLHRTFTENNLDWELIIVDDGSPDGTQEVALQLVKAYEPHVVLKPRAGKLGLGTAYVHGLQFATGSFVIIMDADFSHHPKFIPRMVALQQAGGYDIVTGTRYAGDGGVSGWDLKRKFVSRGANLFADTVLRPGVSDVTGSFRLYKKSVLERVISSTESKGYTFQMEMIVRAKAMGCTVAEVPISFVDRLYGESKLGGDEIVEYAKGVFSLWLKV, encoded by the exons atggcgcccaagGCCACCAAGGACAAGTACTCGGTCATCCTGCCGACGTACAATGAGCGGCGCAACCTGCCCATCATGGcgtggctgctgcaccgCACCTTTACCGAAAA CAACCTCGACTGGGagctcatcatcgtcgacgacggctcccCCGACGGCACGCAAGAGGTGGCCCTCCAGCTGGTCAAGGCGTACGAGCCGCACGTGGTGCTCaagccgcgcgcgggcaaGCTCGGGCTGGGCACCGCCTACGTGCACGGCCTGCAGTTCGCGACGGGCAgcttcgtcatcatcatggacGCCGACTTCAGCCACCACCCCAAGTTCATCCCGCGCATGGtggccctgcagcaggccggcggctACGACATCGTCACGGGCACCCGctacgccggcgacggcggcgtctcgggctGGGACCTGAAGCGCAAGTTTGTCAGCCGCGGGGCCAACCTCTTCGCCGACACCGTCCTGCGCCCCGGCGTCAGCGACGTCACCGGCAGCTTCCGCCTCTACAAGAAgagcgtcctcgagcgcgtcatCTCCAGCACCGAGAGCAAGGGCTACACCTTCCAGATGGAGATGATTGTCCgcgccaaggccatgggctgcaccgtcgccgaggtgcCCATTTCCTTTGTCGACCGCCTCTACGGCGAGAgcaagctgggcggcgacgagattGTCGAGTACGCCAAGGGCGTCTTTTCGCTGTGGCTCAAGGTGTAG
- a CDS encoding uncharacterized protein (EggNog:ENOG503P2CV~COG:I~SECRETED:SignalP(1-36~SECRETED:cutsite=AQA-VL~SECRETED:prob=0.5489)): protein MLSLHRLDHHHHHLSSSPAMHLVVSLTCLLSAAAQAVLVPGPPGPYGVASRVLAFTDDARPDPYEPTQKRRILVSAFLPVDKSTHACRLDAAALMPPLTTSVYNQQAVEGGLPNDTFSRFEMQYCRLPAPPLNNNKSENGNGGGCRGNSSSSKYPVVLFSPGYGVSRLAYSAGARALASHGKVVITIDHPHDAILVEFPDGAVFYGDVNQTDPNATRKSLPIRVADISFLVDQLHRPSVIDALTKDYPGRLDVDKLILYGHSLGGNTAANAMLRDGRILAGANIDGHMYGPVIERGLAAPFLLVGTPGHSATPGSNWPELYGRLRGAKMDLAVARTQHLAFTDVPLLVTRMPDIAPENRPLLDKFIGDIDGALLQDVVLEVVNGLVELGVAGRSEKLRGIGERFKGVVTVLKSRLPGR, encoded by the exons atgctctCCCTCCATCGCCTtgatcatcatcatcatcatctctcCAGCTCCCCCGCCATGCATCTCGTCGTCTCGCTCACCTGCCTCCtctccgcggccgcgcaggccgtcctcgtgcccggcccgccgggTCCGTAcggcgtcgcctcgcgcgtcctcgccttcaccgacgacgcccggCCGGATCCCTACGAGCCAACGCAGAAGCGGCGCATCCTCGTCTCGGCCTTTCTCCCCGTCGACAAGTCCACCCATGCCTGCCGgctggacgcggccgccctcatgccgccgctgacCACGTCCGTGTACAACCAGcaagccgtcgagggcgggctgCCCAACGACACCTTTTCCCGCTTCGAGATGCAGTACTGCAGgctccccgcgccgccgcttaACAACAACAAGAGTGAAAacggcaatggcggcggctgtcgcggtaacagcagcagcagcaagtaTCCCGTCGTGCTCTTCTCGCCCGGGTACGGCGTCTCCCGGCTCGCCTActcggccggcgcccgcgccctcgccagccacGGCAAGGTTGTCATCACCATCGACCACCCGCACGACGCCATCCTTGTCGAGTTCCCCGACGGGGCCGTCTTTTACGGCGACGTGAACCAAACGGACCCCAACGCGACCCGCAAATCTCTCCCC ATCCGCGTCGCGGACATTTCGTTCCTCGTGGACCAGCTTCACCGGCCGTCCGTCATAGACGCCCTGACCAAGGACTACCCGGGCCGGCTGGACGTCGACAAGCTGATCCTGTACGGCCACTCGCTGGGCGGCAAcacggccgccaacgccatgctgcgcgacgggcgCATCCTCGCGGGCGCCAACATCGACGGCCACATGTACGGCCCCGTCATCGAGCgaggcctcgccgcgccgttcctgctcgtcggcacgcCCGGCCACAGCGCCACCCCCGGGAGCAACTGGCCGGAGCTGTacgggcggctgcgcggcgccaagatggacctcgccgtcgcgcgcacGCAGCACCTCGCCTTCACCgacgtgccgctgctggtcaCGCGCATGCCCGACATTGCGCCCGAGAACCGCCCGCTGCTGGACAAGTTCATCGGCGACATtgacggcgcgctgctgcaggacgtGGTGCTCGAGGTGGTGAATGGCTTggtcgagctgggcgtcgcgggcagGAGCGAGAAGCTGCGAGGCATCGGCGAGAGGTTCAAGGGGGTGGTGACGGTGCTCAAGAGCCGCCTGCCAGGACGGTGA